Genomic segment of Panicum virgatum strain AP13 chromosome 9N, P.virgatum_v5, whole genome shotgun sequence:
gacacgtttacccttgggtgtcccgtaaggcgatttgtacgggaagtgaatacgttgacTCGGTAACGTACGAagcgctgtccatgcagcgttgaacgcatgggcgccatctctatagtagatggtgatgtatgtgtgaatatgtgggcaactgcatatgcgttacccatgtggcgtaggacacatgggggccgttcgtgtgtgctggcacgaagggtccagtcgtggatatatgtatgtatatcatgtgattttctgcaggtacactaacaaacGATTGCGTGAGTTAGAACGAGTACAAAACGACTAGATATataatagggagagtacgtatatATGCCACCGAGTATTCACGTATATTGCCATATAATTATATTGGCAAATTTTGGAGAGGACGAAATTAGACGAGCatgcatcatcatatcatcatgtgtggagttttgggtggtttttcTGGTGCATCCAATACTCACTCATTCACTAATAGCATATATCGCTGTTTTGAAATTTTGCGATGCACTAATATCGGTCCAGCTTCTAGCTATCCAAATAATTCTTCCTGAAATACTTGATTATGAGAGAGATGTGAGAAGTTATAGATTTACATATTATAGAAGTTTTAACAACCTTATGAGAATGTTTATATGGATCTCCATACTAAACTTGGCCTCTTGATCCAGTGCCTTCTATGCTTATAGTTACGACTCGGTAGTAATGGTCAGGTCTGTCTTAACATTCTCTTTATCTTCGAAAGTCCGAATAAGGATATTATACTAAGAAGAATCTCCTAGCCAATTTTTCTTAACATACCATCGCATGAGCTAAAATTTTCCTATCTGTGGCTCAATGGTCCTTCCAAATTATTCAAATATTGGTGTTTTCTACATTTGGTCAGTGTTAGTTGGGAATCGTATGTCCTCATCTCTGGACCATTTGTTCGATCAGCTTCTGGTGCCCTAGTTTTATTTATTTGAACGTAGGTCAGGCCTCAGCCTCAAGGTCAGCACTGAAGAGTGAGCTAGTAGTTCTAATAACTGAGTAGTAGAGTACTAGTATTtagtattattatttttatctcTTGGGATGGAGTAGGTAGTTTATGCTTGTGTAGATACTTGTACCTGATACGTGGGCTCGGGCCCAGCTGTCATGGACCAAAAGCTCATTGCCATGTCTGAGACCAACCGTCTTGCTTCTCTCATCAGTGACTCTAGTAGTGATCCATTTGTTCCACAGCGCACCTCCGGCTATTCTTGATGATCAGAAGCATCATATTGTTCTTCTAGCGGTCATATTCGTTCAATTCTAATCGTCTTGATTCATACACCTAACTCCGATCAGCttacattcttgctcaaataaacATGAATGATGTCACATATTTGTTGCATGGCAACCACACTATTGCATGACATCATGTTGCATTGTTGAGCCGGGCAGGGTTAAAGAAACATCGGTGGTAGTTCGGCTGAACATATGTATTCATGCTTTTAAGTACGTTCTCTGGTTGCTTTCGACTTCTGTAATCTCGTTCGATCTATTTGTGATATTCAAGGTGTTATTTTTGGTTCTTATGTGGTGGAGATTTGTCCCATGACCTCTAGTGctgcgacggaacctagggcctcgcgTGTGTGGCCACCATGCGATTGTGCTACTAGGTGCGCGCTGGTGCTTGAGTGCATGTGGACGAAACTACATCGCCAATTCTTTTTGTGAAATCTTTGGAATCATTTTTCTCTGGTGTGatcttttaagggggtaggccctAGACAAATAACGACGCGAACGCGCTGTTTTAGGTTTGAGTTTCTGGGATAGTAGTACACTAACAGTCATGGCAACATATGCATCTTGTATCATGCAACTTAGTTAATAAACAATATTGAGCAAGAATGTTCTCGAGCACAAACTTTTCCTTGATCCCCAATGATTCATGTTCCCAATCAAGAGAGTTCGATTCTTTCAAGAACATCCTAGTGTACGAGCCTAAACAGCTTATACATTGGTGTTAAGTTTTCTGCTAATCTTGTACAAGCAACttggagatgattttttttcttttctccctccaaATGTTCCCTTGACTTTCTTTGGATGTCCAGAACTACGCTTGAGCAAGTGCGCAAGGTTTCATAGCCAACTCTCATTAGTCCTATACAGTTCTTAGAAGTCAATCAAGGTTTCATAGCCAAATCTAATTCTTGCTATTCATAAGGAAATTTTAGAAACATCTCCATCTCATTACTAGTGAAATTTCATAGATATTAATGATGTACGACTTGATCTATGTCTCACATAATCCCAACAACTAGTTTGAAATTTTAACATAGACACCACCTAAGTAAGGCGGAGTTAAGCAGAGTTAATTGTTGGATTTGATCTCCCTTTTAATACCAATATCCGTGGCCATTCAGCTACATACCATAaaataataacaataataataataataataataataataataaaattgaACTCATGAATTAGGATATATAAATTATTAAATCTCGTTGTCTTGAGAATCAAAATAAGTACGTTATCGATAGAAGAATCTTCTAGCCAATTCTCTTGATGCACCATCGCCTGAGCTAAAGATTTTTCTAGTCATGGCTCAATGATCATAGTTTCATCCTAACATTGGTACATTTCCCTTACTAGCAAACTTTAgtttcaatatcaaaatcatatATGACCATCCTTCTCAGTTAGACTCGGTTTAATAAAGGATGAATCAGGATAGCTGTAACTTATTGCCTATGACCATTGGTAGGATAATCATGCATGGCATAAGTTAACAACATCACACAGTGCATGTTGATGAAATCATCAAGGGGTTACATGCATCAAATGGAACAATAAGTCGAAGTAGGATTTGTGGTTTATCCATGTTCCGGGAATCTGTTTTCCAACTACGTATGCTACTTGGGCTGCTATCTTTGATTTTATAGTGGTAGAGTTTTGTCCCACAATCTATGGTGCCGCGTCGGAACCTAAGACCTCGTGTGTCCACACGATTGTGTTGCTAGGGGCGCGCGGGTATCTAGGTGGATGGGGATGAGACTCCGCTACACTCTCTTGTTGCAGAACTCTATGACCATCTTGTTCTACTTTACAAAATAGGGAAATGACTAGGTGTCGTCTTAAATAAATTGATTTAGAATTGTCGCTCAAGGAACGCTGACTGCTTGCAGCATGTGTCCATAAACTCCTCTGCATAAGTATCAGGTCACATGCATCAATTCTCACATCCGTTATTCCATTGGTGCATGGTATAGTTGCAACCATGCCTCACATACGTACATTACGTCATTGCATTAAAGCATTTGCACAATCAGTTGGTTTGTAATATTGGCATGGCCACGTTCGCGTGATGCCTTGCAAAATTGGTCCCAGTTAGCTTTCCTTCCAAACAGGCATCCTGTAACTGAATTATAGGATTAGTTCATAATTGAGGGAGAAaatttttcttcaaaattatCATGCCGAATTTTTATAGGTATAATAAGAATACTTCACCTCCGTATCTTCattctaaatctcgggacgagatttctttaagggggtggGATTGTAACACCTGGGTGTTAAATCACCTTGTAGTAGGGCTAAGCACACAATTAACTTCATCATTAGCATTGATTAGGCATACATAAAATTACTGATTAAaaatttttctagcatttaACCCACATGAAAGTTAAAGTCTATTTAATAATTTTGGAGTGGGTTCACTGTGCgagatattttgatctactctcTCATCAAAATGCAAAAATATCTCCCTGAACCTCTCTcgatctttctttctctctccgtCCAACAGGCGCACAGGCGCCTAGCTGCCTGCTTGCCTGCGCTGCCGCGCATGCGCCCCGCACCGcccccgcgcagcgccgccgggcACGCCTGCTCGCACCGCCGTGTAGCCGCTCGCCACGCTCCAGCGCGCATGCCAGCACAGCCGCGTGCTTGCCGTGCCTGCGACGCGCCGCCatgggagcagagctccgcccGTCGGTCCGATTCGACGGGACCGAACCCTTGTGGTTCGATTCCTCCGTCGTGGGGCACTACGTCGACCTCTCCGACCACCTGGCCCTCGGCCTCGTCACACAGAGTCGTCCCTCCACCATTGACGCcaccgagccgagctcgagctcctgTCGCCGGGCCGCCGGCCATCCCCCGCCCGATTCGAGCAAAGGTGAGCCGCTCCCCCTCCTGTGCGCCGCCCCCTGTTCctgcgcgccgccccggccaccACCTCGCCGGCTGGTGCTCCTGAGTGGTGCCCTGCTCTGCGTGTGTATTCGTGGACCGAGTAGATGGGAAGACAAGGAAGTTCGAGGGCTTATTTGCAAACCTTGTGACCCATATGAATAGTAAAAACAGTGTTATCTAGAATAGAAAGGACAACGGGGGCTTAGATGCAAAAGCACCATCCCACGCTGGGCTCTGGCCTGTTGGACCGGCCTGCCTCGTTTCATGGGCCTGGCTGCGCGTTGTTGGGCCTAACTGGGCCAGATCAAGCCCGTGCgccctttattttttttttctgtttaagGCTGATAACTTATAGAATTTGTATTAAATCAAAtgaaaatcgtaaaaatgcaaatcaaattttgtGGGACTccatgtaaatatatatatacagtgAACCCATAAAACACACCACTAAATTAAAACTTATTTAAATTAATAATTAAAACACAGTTCgtttaattaaataaaatagtTCGTGTGCTTAGAAAATTTTGTGGTATGCTATTCATAGCTGTGGTAAAAGTTTAGAATTATTGGTGCATGTATGCATGAGTTAATGATTTAATGTTGATGCTTTAGTGTTTATTCTATTAAAATAATTCTTGTGGATAAAAATTATGCTACTTAgtccaaatattatgaaaccaATTGTGTTAGCTTACAGTTATCATTTATACTTTAGATCTGAAACTTGTATAGGTGGAATATAAAGTTTTCATACTATTTTTGATCTATTGCTTGTTTGTTGTCTTAttcttgtaatttttataatatatagCAAAAAAAATGATAAGATATTGGAACCACTTCTGTTGGTTTAGGTTTTCTGTATAGGATTTTTGAAACATGATATCCATGTGCCTCTGGATGATTTACATGCCTCTGGTGAATTAATGTGTTTTGTAGTAATTTATCTTGCTTAAATTACATCTCATTAATGGTAATTACTTTTGATATAAATCCAACTCTTATAATCTTATTCTGTTGTCCTTTATCATGGAAAAAAAAGGGGAATACATGATTGTTCGGAGTCTGTGAATTTAATCTTACAATTCTTTGTGCACTTAATAATGAGTGTTGTATTCATATCATTAATGCATTGTGCATTTGCATACATGTAGATTTTGGTACATGCGAGCTCGTGACCGTGGAACAGGCGTAACCATGAAGCCCTGCGAGAGCTAGTAAAGCAAGCCCGGGAAGGAATTCgggaagacccggcccaatggtcggaagggcccaaggccttgctagtattaacactaacttagtgttaccctcaggcaagccccggtgcacatcttattatttgaaattatgacacctatatatgtatttattactggtgcattacgtttcaggagttgattggaaccctagttgcatgattcctaggtttccctgaattatactagcatgtataggacgatagaaatgctatgcttaatacttctcgatagaagtcgagtgacttcctgtcactcgcgagctatagggcaaaagtcgagtaatttccggttactcgcgagatttatagtTATCTTTATATTCCAGTATATGAGATATGGAATGCAATATGGAATGAATGAaaatttgagaccggacgggggaatgatgatgtttaggtatggcagcaggacagggttcctggttgtcttagccccgcctgtgtcgatcaaggaccggtcgttgtggcagtgctgatcggggattgaactgtactaacctcatgccgggagtaggaggtagtcgaaaccggtaagccgagtactgccttacttcgaaagtacaggaacccgcacccaactcctggggcgagtcgagtagtcgcggagaattgggatgcagatgtttacttttggtggtctcacgttgagctcggctgaccatatgtcgttgggctggttcctgtagttcgaggcggggaggggaatggttggtttgtattgtccgacggggcaaatacgtgccgtgttggttaggtccaccttgcaaggttaaatcggatcgattcgccgtgtctcgcggttatgagggccttggtctctttgtcacaccgtagcaaaaatgtagaatgtgagttaggtatgtttatataaaatattgatctcattgaattattttgcttgcatcaccatgattgctaaagtaggtctatgcaaatattagatgagagttaatttatatagaacctggagctaaaataatgaaagtaaggaattaccttagttgtttttttttctgcaaaataaaccaccagccaaatgccttgcatgtctagatatgtgggctaagttatatccactggtcgggtaagtcttgctgagtattagtatactcagggtttgttgtttacactgtttcaggtataaaagctaaccaggattcgcatcagtgggctcgatgtgacgtcctcacgtgttcatagttatcgttttgttttattggttctcaatcaaatttccttctctcagatcatattctcttccgctgctgtcatttattttatgtaaattctaaatttaaagttgttttgtaaatatttatgttattatctattttgtgaaaatatattatgctggtaccgtctgtgctcgccgtcgcgcgagacttctggtgtgtttcggtcggcctgtgggttggaaacaggctgtcaggttacacttaattaagctaatgcgcctgatgcgtttagatgatggccattacgcttaattaagccgtttaacttggcggttctgtcacaggaGGTGACTTGGTATTGCAGACGCGTAGCTCCACCTCGACTCTGTGCCTGCTGTTCCGGAAGCAGGACGCGCCGTCCTCGGGAgcgtggttccgccacagcccaCAGGACGAGGAGCCCGTCGCGCGAGGACGCGGGCTTGAACGACCTCAGCAGGCCGCCGTTGAACCGGAGGTGCGGCGATGCCCGCGCGACGGTGCGATCCCTGtcgctgccggcgccggcgtgcttGCGGATCCGGTACGAGACAGCCACGAGGAGGTCGGGGTCGGAGCCGCCGGCGTTACTACCGGCCTCGGCGAGGCGCGCGAGGCGGCCCCGGAAGGCCGGCTCGAGAATGGCGCGGCGGAGGGCCTTGGATGTGGCGGCGCACCGGACGACGGTCGTGACGTCGTCCGAGCGCGCGACGATCTCGAGCTGGAGATCTACCAGAAGtggctgaggcggcggcggcgggggctgcACCGTCGGCCCGTAGCGGCGTGGGCTAGACGCACGCAGGCGCACGCGCTTGATTGAAGCGGCAGGGTTGCTCGGGCCCGTGAGATCGAGTTCGCGTCTCGTCGACATGGCTGGGGTCGTTTTCTTTCGGAGACAAGTGCATCGGTTCGATCTATGGCCGATCTGCTGCGTATCTTGCAGTTTCTTTGTTTATagattccaaaaaaatttagcaaaaaaaacCTTCAAATGTGCCACGAGCAGCTCAAAAACTGTGCTTGTACAGAGAGGACAAGGCCGGGAAGAGATGTAGCCCAACACGCCAGCCCATCCGCCGCCTACAGGCCCAAACCTCCCAGTGAGCCCGGGAAGACGAGCAGCTCAAAAACTGTGAGTCCATTGTGGAAAgaacgcgcgcgccgcgccgccggcagtGAGCCagtgaacccccccccccccccccccgaccctCTTGCGCGGTGGCGCCGCCATATTTTCCAAGTCGATGAGATCCGATGGCAGCCGCAGAACCACCGTGAAGACAGAGTCCGAGACCAgtctggctgtgtttagttcgcgaaaaagttactgtagcacatttcgatTTTATTTGGCAACTATTGTCTAACTATGGAGTAATTAGTCTCGAAAGATTCGTCTtgtcatttacaaccaaactgtacaattagttatatttttaattatatttaatactccatccATATAtcgaaagattcgatgtgacgtgcGTTAGTGAAAAATTTTGtgtattttttgggaactaaataaGAAACAAGGCCACTACGACAAGGCAAGGAACCTAACCCCTCTCTCTCCAGACCGCTGCATTGATCGGACCCCTCGGCGCGCGTCAACGCGGGCCCCCGCGCGCCCGCCTGCCCGCGCCGCGCAATACCTTGGCCGCAACGAAACCGAAACGCCCGTGAAACTTCCGGGATCCCCACGCCCACGTCCGCGTCCACTACCCGTGGACTGACGAAGCGACGAGCAGCGAGCGATACACCGGCCCACTTCCAAGCCGGCCGGCGGTTGCGGCGTCCGCGCCCCGCGGGCTTCCGGCAGGATCCTCCAGTCCAGGCAGGCAGCGATCCGTCGCCCACCGGCCATGTCCGGCCCCGgtgcggacgcggcggcgccgggcgacGGCGCCGAGAAGCTGCGGGCGTgccgggaggcggcgcggcggcggctgcgggagcGCGTGGGCGCAATCGTGCGCGCCGTCCGGGCGCCGCTGGCCGACGTGCTCCGGGACCACGCGCTCGTGCacctcccgccggccgccgccgcgcgcctccgcctcgtgcACCCGTCCTGGGCGCGGGCGCTCGCGACCCCGCTCTTCGccgtcgcgcacgccgccgcgccgcgcagggCCTCGGGGCTCTTCGTCGCCGCGCCCGACCCGGGGCTCCTGTTCCTCCCCCTGGACGCCGCCGACACGGTGCCATCCCCGCCCCTCGCGTTCCTCCCGGCCTCGCCGGCCCCCGCCGTGCTGTCCTCGTCGCACGGGGTCGCGTGCTGCTTCTCACCCGCCGACGACGCCTACTTCGTGTGCAACCCGGCGACGGGGTCCTGGGAGGGCGTCCCGTGCCCGCCGTGCCGGATCACCTGGCCCCGCCCCGCGATCGTCGTCGTCTTCGACGCCGGCGTCTACAACTTCGGCGGCGACTTCACGCTCGTCTGCGCCTTCGAGTCCGCGCCGGGCTCCGGCATCTACTGCTTCGCGGTGTTCACGTCCGTGACCGGCGCGTGGTGGGTCGCCgacgccgtcgcgcccgccgagGGGCTCATCCCGTCGTCGGGTGTGGCGGCAGGCGGGATGGCGTGGTGGCGGACGAGCATCGGCACCGCGGTCGGGTACTCCCCCGTCACCGGGCGCGTCGAGCTGGCGGTGTGCCCCGGAGACAGCGCCCACTGGGAGATCGGCTCCGCCGCGGGCAGGCTCCACTGCGCCGTactcgccgacgacgacgtcgtgGTGTTCCGGCTGGACGGGCACGGTGGCTGGGATGTGGCCGCGACGGTCTCCGTCGCCGAGATACTGCAGCAGCGACCCTGGCAACCGGATAGCTCCTCCTCCGACGACGAGGCGGAGAATCGGGCAGAGCAGGATCGCACGGGGGCTATCACTGTCGCGGCGGGCAGGTTTCGGATGCCGCGCGACGACGTGCGGCTGCTGCCGTTCCAGGGCGCCGAGGTGGATGTGgtgctgctgtccggcaggcgCATGGTGGCGTTCGACACGGtgacgcggcggcgacgcgaggCCCTCCTGCCGGAACAGCCGGCCGGCGCTGACTGGGGCGCGGTGGCGTACGCCGCGCACACCAACACGCTCGCGCTGGTCGCGCGCGTGGTGCTCATGGAGCCGCCGGACGATCAGGAGGTCGCATCGTAGCTTGTTGAGCGGAATTTTCAGTGCCCGGCGTGCGTGAGTAATCTGCTTGAGATGCTCTTAGATCTAGAGAATAATCAAGCTCGTTCTTGAGCATGATTTCGTTGAGAAATCAACTGTCGTCTGAGCTGCTAGCTGTACATAATCAACCCGAACCTGCTTCTTGTGCTATATATGTGTGACAATTTTTTGCGCAAATTATTCACACGAGTTGAAttacaaagttgattttgtgaCTTTAGTTTCATTGTCTCTCTACTAGGATGTGGACGTTCGTCGTTTTCCCATGCTCTAAGAGACAAGATGGATGTATTGTTTGTTCTAACAGCGATATGATTGGTGTGAGTTCATAAAAAGTCAGTCCATTGTGCCGTGAAAGACTGATTCCAATTTCCGAGTCACGCTGCCGTGTACTTGCACCGACCTGTAACGCACTCTGCGGTGAAATGAAAGTGGGAGTGGAATAAAGCGAACTGTGATGGCAACCATGCTGCTAATAAAGTAAAATCAGTAGTAGACTAGTAGTTGTTACTAACACGCAGCAACGACTCATTGGCAGCATTCCAATCAGTGCTAGCAATATAGTCGGCAGCTAGATCTTATTCCTGCTGGCAGCATTCTACTTGCACCGATCCTATTGATGAGagttgatttttctatgaagttgcataaattttaaAAACTTTCAAAGTATTTTGACAACTTATTAAAAAATGACAATTTTCTTAATAATCTACGACTGTTACtccatccgtttcaaattatagattattttgatttttctagataAATACATAATCTTGTATATAGAAAAGTTAAAATAACTCACagtttggaatggagggaggtTTTTTTTACTACGGTGTTACAAAGAGGAAGTTCGTGATGTCAAAACAGCTTCTGTGATAATGTTGTGGTAGTCTACAACCTATGTcactgtttagttcccaaaaaattctctACAGTAATCGTCACGTCGAATCCtcagacacatgcatgaagcattaaatacagttggaAAAAATAATCAATTACACAATTTAATTGTTTcatacgagacgaatcttttaagcttaaTTGGTCCATAATTTgatattaattaccaaataacaacgaaatgtgctacaataccaaaatccaaacttttcgcgaactaaacacaacctataTAGATTTTTTAAAAGTTTACTCAATAACATTTGATTATTTTTCTTAATAAAAAACAAATACGATGATGTCCAAGCCAACACATTAACACTGATTATGATGGTGTCATGTCCTATTTGTGCAAAACCGATGATGTGGCAAAACCACTGCCAGCTTAGAAAAATGGTCACAGAATCAAAtcggagagagagaaaagatatCCGGTTTACATACTTTGATTGATGAAAAGAAGCCCTGTGTGTGTTATTTCGATTTTTTCGGATtatgaaatagaaaaaaaatccgAACGCAAGTAGAAATTTTCCTGTCTTCTCTTTAGTTCCGATTTGCATGCGGGCTCCTCCCCCACACGTCTCGTGGGCTCCACCTTCCCGATCCCTGCTCGGACGTGTCAGCCGGCCGCGACAGGAAAGGAACTCCTCTGAGGGCTGGGTCCGACTCGAATGTCGAATCCATGGCGCCCGACCGAATATATGCACGCCCTCTGAATTAAATCAAACAAGCTCTACGCAAATTTACGCAACTATTTTGCTTCGTCGATCGAGTTGGTGTTTCGCGAGTTGACGCAGGCCGGCCATGGATTGGGTTCTTgtgcgcgacggcgacgggagCGGAAGCGACGGCGACGATGGCGGCTGCCGTGTGCGGGTCCCCAGCGGCAGCGACAGCGCCTCTGAGGACGGCAGCGACAGCGGGTTCGCGATCGTGCGCGCCCGCAGAGTCGACCGGcccgctggcgccgccgtcTCCCAAGCCGGCGGCGTCGTCAGCTACGCGCCGGCGATGGTGGCCGTGCCACGACCGGCGCTGCCAGGGTTCTTCAGGGTGGTATCCTACAGCGAGGCGTTctcggcttcttcttcttccacgggCGGCGGCTCGAACTTTCTCGACGAAAGCACGATCCGGCAAGTCCtcttcggcgccgccgcctgcagccgAGGCGCTGGGGAGAtggacgacggcgacgcggtGACACACGAAGAGGATTGCGAGTCCGAGGTTGGGGAGCACGACGACACGGGGAGCTCCGTAGAAGCGCCTCGTACGTGTCCGGCGTCGGGGGCCACTGTCTCGCCGTGCAAGGCGCTGCCGGAGGTGGCCGGTGGcgtggaggaggaagatgccG
This window contains:
- the LOC120689899 gene encoding uncharacterized protein LOC120689899 → MSGPGADAAAPGDGAEKLRACREAARRRLRERVGAIVRAVRAPLADVLRDHALVHLPPAAAARLRLVHPSWARALATPLFAVAHAAAPRRASGLFVAAPDPGLLFLPLDAADTVPSPPLAFLPASPAPAVLSSSHGVACCFSPADDAYFVCNPATGSWEGVPCPPCRITWPRPAIVVVFDAGVYNFGGDFTLVCAFESAPGSGIYCFAVFTSVTGAWWVADAVAPAEGLIPSSGVAAGGMAWWRTSIGTAVGYSPVTGRVELAVCPGDSAHWEIGSAAGRLHCAVLADDDVVVFRLDGHGGWDVAATVSVAEILQQRPWQPDSSSSDDEAENRAEQDRTGAITVAAGRFRMPRDDVRLLPFQGAEVDVVLLSGRRMVAFDTVTRRRREALLPEQPAGADWGAVAYAAHTNTLALVARVVLMEPPDDQEVAS